Proteins encoded together in one Flavobacteriales bacterium window:
- a CDS encoding GNAT family N-acetyltransferase — protein MSTTFCIKSFDRLSTRELHDLLKLRIDVFVVEQHCPYPELDGLDLEALHLLGRTADGALIACARILPPADDGLPRIGRVAVHEAHRAKGIAHALMRFALEEIEQRYGSKRSKLSAQSHLQAFYAKHGYCAVSDEYLEDGIPHVDMERREG, from the coding sequence ATGAGCACCACCTTCTGCATTAAGTCCTTCGATCGGCTCAGCACACGCGAGCTGCATGACCTGCTGAAGCTGCGCATCGATGTGTTCGTGGTGGAGCAGCATTGCCCATACCCCGAGCTCGATGGCCTCGACCTGGAGGCGCTGCACCTGCTCGGCCGCACCGCCGATGGCGCCTTGATCGCCTGCGCTCGCATCCTTCCGCCAGCTGACGACGGATTGCCCCGGATAGGCCGCGTGGCGGTGCATGAAGCGCATCGGGCCAAGGGCATCGCGCATGCGCTGATGCGATTCGCCTTGGAGGAGATTGAGCAGCGCTACGGATCGAAGCGCTCGAAGCTCTCTGCGCAATCGCACCTGCAGGCCTTCTACGCGAAGCATGGCTACTGCGCCGTGAGCGATGAGTACCTGGAGGATGGGATACCGCACGTGGACATGGAGCGGCGGGAAGGGTGA
- a CDS encoding UvrD-helicase domain-containing protein, with amino-acid sequence MFKVIRSSAGAGKTHALVKHYLGLCLGTASTTAYRQVLALTFTNKAASEMRERAVEYLRKLSALDLAEGHMADVMQALEATSGATREEVARRADAVLRHMLHHYGDVAISTIDAFTRRVARPFARDLRLDQSLRMTTDTGWYHDRAVDALIAEAGTNEEVTRLLVQACEQLLEDNARWDPADRLRALIHELEKERSIKPLEALSRLDAHSAMRIAKELLDGMRAERERIRAAGKAALAVMESAGVPDDAWAEGTKGIPNYLRKIAGFDSEWINEGKSATKAIGKDALHSGKADAGDRSRIGSVADGLKSAFAHAQATLDSGQRRCFLLRAIRRELPTAFALHELSRHLEQLKHDDGVAFFSDLTRRVAEVVRDEPAPWILERVGERYLHFLIDEFQDTSLLQWECLLPLIDNALGKGGSAFIVGDAKQAIYRWRNGEAQLLTRFPALHGRDDGPLAAEREEAIRRNYVEGDRLVANRRSSATIVNFNNALFDALPAILPESLRNAYVAQEQAPFRTEEGLVNVQVLPPEVKGEEAEEAVAKHLVDSVKEALDDGFLPGDIAVLVRSKSVGARCVEALKVQGYQVSSPDGGKLAGSESAQLIIDLLHVLHRRDESAAARALQRMARINAPAGAATVDPFPESRKGIALERIDLWLREHGGPRLRTTLTALMEALASALGLDPALDGQLLALLDEAHDFGLQHGQDITAFLEHWERKGGERAAAASASRDSIQVMTIHKAKGLEFPVVIVPTTQMHSGGNNKERQWIDVSSEITELPYALIETGKPMSELGLPELVEEDGLKLLDELNLLYVAFTRPKQRLYALAKSDRADPVTKQLIAWLAPQQSADRFMSGGRSAPWHQAEDTMPEMLRPSVGNAAQDLPLRFEAPADWDPADPDPLRRFGNLVHDALSRVSVATDLPAALQAMLREDAVEDEEAAVLRERLEPLLRSAALAPWFKPGLTIRNEATIITADGHALRPDRIVIDGKAARVLDIKTGAPSQSHHDQVRGYMELLGALGFAQVEGALLYTRNGQVETVHPR; translated from the coding sequence ATGTTCAAGGTGATCCGCAGCAGCGCCGGCGCGGGCAAGACGCACGCCCTCGTGAAGCATTACCTCGGGCTCTGCCTCGGCACCGCCAGCACCACCGCCTATCGGCAAGTGCTCGCGCTCACCTTCACCAACAAGGCCGCCAGCGAGATGCGCGAACGCGCCGTGGAATACCTGCGCAAGCTGAGCGCGCTGGACCTGGCGGAAGGCCACATGGCCGATGTGATGCAGGCGCTCGAAGCAACGAGCGGTGCCACGCGCGAGGAGGTCGCGCGCCGGGCCGATGCCGTGCTGCGGCACATGCTGCACCATTATGGCGATGTGGCCATCAGCACCATCGATGCCTTCACGCGGCGCGTGGCCCGGCCCTTCGCGCGCGACCTGCGATTGGATCAATCACTGCGCATGACCACCGATACCGGCTGGTACCACGACCGCGCCGTGGACGCGCTGATCGCGGAAGCAGGGACCAATGAGGAAGTGACGCGCCTGCTGGTGCAGGCTTGTGAGCAGTTGCTCGAGGATAATGCGCGCTGGGACCCCGCGGACCGCCTGCGCGCGCTGATCCACGAACTCGAGAAGGAGCGATCCATCAAGCCGCTTGAGGCGCTGAGCCGGCTCGATGCGCACAGCGCGATGCGCATAGCGAAGGAATTGCTTGACGGGATGCGTGCAGAGCGTGAGCGCATCCGCGCGGCCGGTAAGGCGGCATTGGCGGTGATGGAGAGCGCAGGCGTTCCGGATGATGCCTGGGCCGAAGGCACCAAAGGCATTCCGAATTACCTGCGCAAGATCGCCGGCTTCGATTCCGAATGGATCAATGAGGGCAAAAGCGCCACGAAGGCCATCGGCAAGGATGCCTTGCACAGCGGGAAGGCCGATGCTGGTGACAGGAGCCGCATCGGCAGCGTTGCTGATGGGTTGAAGAGCGCCTTCGCGCATGCACAAGCCACCTTGGATTCCGGCCAGCGGCGCTGCTTCCTGCTGCGCGCGATCCGGCGTGAGCTGCCAACGGCCTTCGCCCTTCATGAGCTGAGCCGTCATCTGGAACAGCTCAAGCACGATGATGGCGTGGCCTTCTTCAGCGACCTCACCCGCCGCGTGGCCGAAGTGGTGCGCGACGAGCCTGCGCCATGGATCCTCGAGCGCGTGGGCGAGCGTTACCTGCACTTCCTCATCGACGAATTCCAGGATACGAGCCTGCTGCAATGGGAATGCCTGCTGCCGCTCATCGACAACGCCTTGGGCAAGGGCGGCAGCGCCTTCATCGTGGGCGATGCCAAACAGGCCATCTACCGTTGGCGCAATGGAGAGGCGCAATTGCTCACCCGATTCCCCGCGCTGCACGGGCGCGACGATGGACCGCTGGCGGCAGAGCGGGAGGAAGCGATCCGCCGCAACTACGTCGAAGGCGACCGGCTCGTGGCCAATCGGCGTTCCTCCGCCACCATCGTCAACTTCAACAACGCGCTCTTCGATGCCTTGCCAGCGATCCTGCCCGAATCGTTGCGCAACGCATACGTGGCCCAGGAACAAGCTCCCTTCCGCACCGAGGAAGGCCTGGTGAATGTGCAGGTGCTCCCACCGGAAGTGAAGGGCGAAGAGGCCGAGGAAGCAGTGGCCAAACACCTCGTGGACTCCGTGAAAGAAGCCCTCGACGATGGCTTCCTGCCGGGCGACATCGCCGTGCTGGTGCGCAGCAAGAGCGTCGGTGCGCGCTGCGTGGAAGCCTTGAAGGTGCAGGGCTACCAAGTGAGCTCCCCCGATGGCGGCAAATTGGCGGGCAGCGAATCGGCGCAGCTGATCATCGACCTCCTGCATGTGCTTCATCGGCGCGATGAGAGCGCTGCCGCGCGTGCCTTGCAGCGCATGGCCCGGATCAACGCGCCTGCGGGTGCGGCCACCGTGGATCCCTTCCCGGAGTCGCGCAAGGGCATCGCGCTCGAGCGCATCGATCTATGGCTCCGTGAACATGGCGGCCCAAGGCTGCGCACCACGCTCACCGCATTGATGGAAGCCCTCGCGAGCGCACTCGGCCTCGATCCCGCGCTCGATGGCCAGCTGCTCGCCTTGCTCGATGAAGCGCACGACTTCGGCTTGCAGCACGGGCAGGACATCACCGCCTTCCTGGAGCATTGGGAGCGCAAGGGCGGTGAACGTGCAGCGGCGGCCTCCGCTTCGCGCGACTCCATCCAGGTCATGACCATCCACAAGGCGAAGGGCCTGGAGTTCCCGGTGGTGATCGTGCCCACCACGCAGATGCACAGCGGGGGCAACAACAAAGAGCGCCAGTGGATCGACGTAAGTTCTGAGATCACCGAGCTGCCCTATGCGCTGATCGAAACAGGCAAACCGATGAGCGAGCTCGGCCTTCCGGAACTCGTGGAGGAAGATGGCCTGAAGCTCCTGGATGAACTCAACTTGCTCTACGTCGCCTTCACGCGGCCCAAGCAGCGCCTTTACGCATTGGCCAAATCCGATCGCGCCGACCCGGTTACCAAGCAGCTCATCGCATGGCTGGCCCCGCAGCAGAGCGCGGACCGATTCATGAGCGGGGGGCGATCGGCGCCTTGGCATCAGGCAGAGGACACGATGCCGGAAATGCTGCGTCCATCCGTCGGGAACGCTGCGCAGGATCTCCCGCTGCGCTTCGAGGCGCCGGCCGACTGGGACCCCGCCGATCCCGATCCCTTGCGCCGCTTCGGCAACCTGGTGCATGATGCGCTCAGCCGCGTCAGCGTCGCGACGGACCTCCCTGCCGCGCTGCAGGCCATGCTGCGCGAAGACGCCGTGGAAGATGAAGAAGCCGCTGTGCTGCGCGAGCGGCTCGAGCCCTTGCTGCGATCGGCCGCGCTTGCGCCATGGTTCAAGCCCGGCCTCACCATCCGCAATGAGGCCACCATCATCACAGCCGACGGCCATGCGCTGCGCCCTGACCGCATCGTGATCGACGGGAAGGCCGCGCGTGTGCTCGATATCAAGACCGGAGCGCCGTCGCAGAGCCACCACGACCAAGTGCGCGGCTACATGGAGCTCTTGGGCGCGCTCGGCTTCGCCCAGGTGGAAGGCGCCCTCCTGTACACCCGCAATGGCCAGGTTGAAACCGTGCATCCGCGATGA
- a CDS encoding DUF4260 domain-containing protein: MKNMLRLEELAQFLACAYYLIATDATWWAYALLLVGPDIGMLGYLLNSSIGAFTYNLLHHKGVGVVVLATGLLLMSGWVTAAGVILFGHASMDRIFGYGLKFNDDFHHTHLGWIGKGRGPSA, from the coding sequence ATGAAGAACATGCTGAGACTGGAGGAGCTGGCGCAGTTCCTCGCGTGCGCTTACTATCTGATAGCCACGGACGCAACCTGGTGGGCTTACGCGTTGTTGCTGGTTGGGCCTGATATCGGTATGCTGGGCTACCTGTTGAACTCCAGTATCGGAGCGTTCACATACAACCTGCTGCATCATAAGGGCGTCGGCGTCGTGGTCTTGGCCACTGGCCTATTGCTTATGTCTGGCTGGGTCACCGCAGCCGGTGTCATCCTCTTCGGCCACGCCAGCATGGACCGCATCTTCGGATACGGCCTCAAGTTCAACGACGATTTCCACCACACGCATCTGGGGTGGATCGGGAAGGGGCGTGGACCTTCAGCGTGA
- a CDS encoding cbb3-type cytochrome oxidase assembly protein produces the protein MSTALITILLGVSLLALAFAGIAVKIWAKKGGEFAGTCASNNPLVQAEGGSCGFCGARPEEKCKREEVGG, from the coding sequence ATGAGCACGGCCCTCATCACCATCCTGCTAGGCGTCAGTCTTCTTGCTCTGGCCTTCGCGGGCATCGCTGTGAAGATCTGGGCGAAGAAGGGAGGTGAGTTCGCCGGCACGTGCGCCAGCAACAATCCGCTGGTTCAGGCCGAAGGCGGCAGTTGCGGCTTCTGCGGTGCACGGCCGGAGGAGAAGTGCAAGCGCGAGGAGGTTGGGGGGTGA